A single region of the Anomaloglossus baeobatrachus isolate aAnoBae1 chromosome 2, aAnoBae1.hap1, whole genome shotgun sequence genome encodes:
- the GPR12 gene encoding G-protein coupled receptor 12: MNEDTKVNISWLPQDPIDASSPENISASDSSPIPVLESALIVNPWDIVLCTSGTLISCENAIVVLIIFHNPSLRAPMYLLIGSLALADLLAGVGLIVNFIFAYLLQSEAAKLVTVGLIAASFCASVCSLLAITVDRYLSLYYALTYNSERTVTFTYVMLIFLWGASTCVGLLPIMGWNCLKDESTCSIIRPLTKNNAAALSVSFLLMFALMLQLYIQICKIVMRHAHQIALQHHFLATSHYVTTRKGVSTLAIILGTFAACWMPFTLYSLIADYTYPSIYTYATLLPATYNSVINPVIYAFRNQEIQKALWLICCGCIPPSISQRARSPSDV; encoded by the coding sequence ATGAATGAAGATACGAAGGTTAATATAAGCTGGCTGCCTCAGGATCCTATAGATGCCAGTTCTCCAGAGAATATCTCAGCTTCAGACTCCTCCCCGATTCCTGTGCTAGAGTCAGCGCTCATAGTGAACCCATGGGATATTGTTCTGTGCACATCAGGAACCCTCATCTCCTGTGAAAATGCTATTGTGGTCCTTATCATCTTCCATAATCCAAGCCTCCGAGCCCCAATGTACCTTCTAATTGGGAGTTTAGCCCTGGCGGACCTCTTAGCTGGTGTCGGACTAATAGTCAATTTTATTTTTGCATATCTTCTTCAATCCGAAGCAGCAAAGCTTGTCACAGTGGGATTGATAGCCGCATCTTTTTGTGCCTCGGTGTGCAGCTTGCTGGCCATCACGGTTGACCGTTACCTATCGCTCTATTATGCTTTGACATATAATTCAGAAAGGACAGTCACTTTCACCTATGTCATGCTTATTTTCCTATGGGGAGCGTCTACATGTGTTGGCCTGTTGCCTATAATGGGCTGGAATTGCCTTAAGGATGAATCCACATGTAGCATCATCAGGCCGCTAACTAAAAATAATGCTGCCGCCCTTTCGGTCTCTTTTTTGCTTATGTTTGCACTTATGCTCCAGTTGTACATTCAGATCTGCAAAATAGTAATGAGGCACGCTCATCAGATCGCCTTACAGCACCATTTCCTGGCTACTTCTCACTATGTCACCACACGCAAAGGAGTATCAACCTTGGCCATCATATTGGGGACCTTCGCAGCCTGCTGGATGCCTTTCACGCTGTATTCATTAATAGCAGATTACACCTATCCTTCCATCTATACCTACGCCACACTATTGCCAGCCACATACAACTCTGTTATCAACCCAGTCATCTACGCCTTCCGGAACCAGGAAATCCAGAAAGCCTTGTGGTTGATCTGCTGTGGCTGTATCCCACCTAGTATATCTCAAAGAGCCAGGTCGCCCAGTGATGTATGA